A region of the Vibrio sp. YMD68 genome:
TGTTTTCGTGCATTAAGGATAGAGATAAACAGTGCCACTAAACATATTGGCGCAGGTACATAATCTGGAGAGATCAAAAATAACAAAGGCGCTGCAACAATAGCCAGTCCAAAACCAATCGCCGTTTGAACGAAAGAGCCTAAAAAAATCAGAAACATTGCAATTAACGCGGGGGTAGTTATCCATTCGGACACGACACAATTCCTTACACCTAGATACCAAGCCTCATCATAATCTATCTATATGAAAATCATATAACTAAATCAAAACGGCTAAATCAAAACGGCCAAACAATTAAAGCTAGAAACAAATACGGCTAGAAATAAAAACCCACCGTAATAGCTGATGGGTTTATCGACAATAACAGGAGCAACAACAATTCAGATATTTAGTTCTGAGCAACCAATCTTGCCACTGGCTTATCGTTAATAGGCAAGTGTATCAATGCTGCAATAATAAAAGCCAATGCTACCGTGGACCACCAAATAGGGTCATAAGAGCCATAGTAGTCATAGATAAGCCCACCAACCCAAGCCCCTAGAAAGCTCCCGACTTGATGGGTAAAAAAGACAAGCCCATACAATGTCGACAAGTAACGAGCGCCAAAGATCTGCCTAACAAGTCCAGAAGTCAAAGGGACGGTTCCAAGCCAGCAGAATCCGATCGCCGCACCAAAAATTGCAGCCGTATGTTCGGTAATCGGTAGAGTCACAAACGCGCCAATAACAAGCGTGCGCATAAAATACAAAGCAGCCATCACATGACGTTTATTAAAACGATCCCCCATGACTCCCCAAAAATAGGATCCAAAAATATTAAATATGCCCACATACGCTAACGCCATGGCTGCGCTTGAGGCTGGCAAATTTTTGTCTGCCAAATAGCTTGGTAAATGCGTCGCGATAAACATGACATGAAAGCCACAAACAAAGAAACCTGCATGAATGAGCCAGTAACCTTTATGTGAGAAAGCTTCATTCAGTGCTTGTTTTAGGGTTTGATTCTCTTCTGAGTTCGATGCCAAATTAGGGGCAGGCTTAGCGGTTTTCATGAACATTGCAAAGGCAATCATGACCGTACAGAGTAACGCAAATACCTGCATTGCTCCTTGCCAATCGAAATGCGCAATGAATGTTTGAGCACCAGGGATGAGTGCAAACATACCAAACGATCCAGCCGCGGTTGTTAATCCAAAAGCTTTAGCCGCATGCTGAGCCGGTACTACTTTAGCAACCGCACCTAGCACTATCACATAGCTGGTCGCACTTAAACCTAGACCTACTAAAATCCCCAAAGACAGATAAAGCATGCTCGGATCGACAGCGATGGATGTTAAGTACAAGCCTGCCGAATAAGAGATGGCCCCCAGTATGATAATCCGCTTGGGTCCCCATTTATCCGCCGCCATGCCTACAAATGGCTGAAACACGCCAAACAAAAGGTTTTGAAGGGCAATGGCAAAGCTAAAAAACTCGCGCCCTGTCCCGAAGTAATCCGAGATAGGCATCATAAAGATACCGAAAGACTGCCTTATCCCTAGGCAAACAACTAAGATGCCAATCCCTAGCCATACTAAAAGTGGAAATCGAAAAATGCTCATAGACTCGTCTTACTCAATGTTAATTAATGGTGGTGAGAATGGTTGATGTCACCCGTTTGTTGATGACACCCGCTGTTAATTGCTTGCTCAGCTAACAGCGTTAAAAGTCGTGGGGTGTTGTGAACCACCACTAACGATAGAGACAGCAATAACACCATCCTTGCAAGTTGAGCCAAAATAGATTGTGAAAACCAAAGAGACTTAAAAGACATCTCGCTCA
Encoded here:
- a CDS encoding MFS transporter — its product is MSIFRFPLLVWLGIGILVVCLGIRQSFGIFMMPISDYFGTGREFFSFAIALQNLLFGVFQPFVGMAADKWGPKRIIILGAISYSAGLYLTSIAVDPSMLYLSLGILVGLGLSATSYVIVLGAVAKVVPAQHAAKAFGLTTAAGSFGMFALIPGAQTFIAHFDWQGAMQVFALLCTVMIAFAMFMKTAKPAPNLASNSEENQTLKQALNEAFSHKGYWLIHAGFFVCGFHVMFIATHLPSYLADKNLPASSAAMALAYVGIFNIFGSYFWGVMGDRFNKRHVMAALYFMRTLVIGAFVTLPITEHTAAIFGAAIGFCWLGTVPLTSGLVRQIFGARYLSTLYGLVFFTHQVGSFLGAWVGGLIYDYYGSYDPIWWSTVALAFIIAALIHLPINDKPVARLVAQN